A genomic segment from Burkholderia plantarii encodes:
- a CDS encoding DUF4148 domain-containing protein yields the protein MLKVTRWSAAVCAAWAACIASLALAEPAIAKVDDNGPLTRAAVRAELVDAQRDGFEPTGNSDYPPSAVAVARNRERYAVAHRGGQGESGRRACGSEGRACGWFGGWSADAD from the coding sequence ATGTTGAAAGTCACACGCTGGTCCGCGGCCGTCTGCGCCGCGTGGGCCGCATGCATCGCGTCGCTCGCGCTGGCCGAGCCGGCGATCGCCAAGGTTGACGACAACGGCCCGCTCACGCGCGCGGCGGTACGGGCCGAACTCGTCGACGCGCAGCGCGACGGCTTCGAGCCGACCGGAAATTCGGACTATCCGCCCTCGGCCGTCGCCGTCGCGCGCAACCGTGAGCGGTATGCGGTCGCGCATCGCGGCGGGCAGGGGGAGTCGGGGCGGCGGGCGTGCGGCAGTGAGGGAAGGGCGTGCGGGTGGTTCGGCGGGTGGTCGGCTGATGCGGATTAG
- a CDS encoding efflux RND transporter permease subunit yields MWIVRLALRRPHTFVVLALLIAIGGLLAILRTPTDIFPNIDIPVVSIVWQYNGFSAEDMAHRITSIYERALTSDVDDIEHIESQSLNGVSVIKVFFHPGADINRAIAQATSNASSILRVLPPGTLPPNIITYSASTVPILQLGLSSPTLPEQQLYDLGNSFIRTQLATVQGAAVPLPFGGKVRSIVVDLDSSALQAKGLAPLDVVNAVNAQNLVLPGGTAKLGAREYNVQMNGSTQTIAALNDLPVKAANGSVVYVRDVAHVRDGYVPQTSIVRADGKRAALLTVEKTGSASTLAIIGQVKAMLPDIAAGLPKALHITALGDQSVFVKSAIQGVIREALIAACLTALMILLFLGSWRATLIIAVSIPLAVLSSLLALSALGQTINIMTLGGLALAVGILVDDATVAIENITHHLERGAPPEDAILTGAGEIAVPTFVSTLSICIVFAPMFLLTGVARYLFVPMAEAVVFAMAASYLLSRTLVPTLAMWLLRAPNHAAGGRFARWQRGFERRFEAVRARYRALLDAAIRRRRAVLIGFALACTASMSLFAFAGRDFFPAVDTGEIRLHLRAPTGTRIEQTARITDEVEAKIRTVIPPAQLASMLDNIGVPVSGINLTYDSTGVIGSEDATVTISLKPGHPPTAALVATLRNTLAAAFPGVTFAFLPADIVSQILNFGLPSPIDIQIVGNRLDANRVVANRLLAQLRGVPGLVDARIQQPGDEPAINVSVDRTRAILAGLQQRDVAQNLLIALSGSSQTAPNFWLDPTNGVSYPVTIEAPQYDVNSLQALANLPMPSPGNGAAATGAAPRNLLGSLGSFSRASQQAVVSHYNVQPVLDLFASTQGRDLGGVAADVTKLVDAARAQLPPGSKIVLRGQVQAMNTSFSGLLAGLAFAIGLVYLLMVVNFQSWLDPLVIVSGLPASLAGIAWMLFATHTTLSVPALTGTILCIGIATANSILVVNAAREMLRDGAEPWHAALEAGFTRFRPVVMTALAMLIGMLPMALGLGDGGEQNAPLGRAVIGGLAFGTLSTLLFVPVVFGLAHAWLAGRRPATSVTSASRDAGSEGGSDNEPNHQPDGKPDAH; encoded by the coding sequence ATGTGGATCGTCCGGCTGGCCCTGCGCCGGCCCCATACGTTTGTCGTGCTCGCGCTGCTGATCGCCATCGGCGGTCTGCTCGCGATCCTGCGCACGCCGACCGACATCTTCCCGAACATCGACATCCCCGTCGTCAGCATCGTCTGGCAATACAACGGTTTCTCGGCCGAGGACATGGCGCACCGGATCACCTCGATCTACGAACGCGCGCTGACCTCCGACGTGGACGACATCGAGCACATCGAATCGCAGTCGCTGAACGGCGTGTCGGTGATCAAGGTGTTCTTCCATCCGGGCGCCGACATCAACCGCGCGATCGCGCAGGCCACCAGCAACGCGTCGTCGATCCTGCGCGTGCTGCCGCCCGGCACGCTGCCGCCGAACATCATCACCTACAGCGCCTCGACGGTGCCGATCCTGCAGCTCGGGCTGTCGAGCCCGACGCTGCCCGAGCAGCAGCTCTACGACCTCGGCAACAGCTTCATCCGCACCCAGCTCGCCACCGTGCAGGGCGCGGCCGTGCCGCTGCCGTTCGGCGGCAAGGTGCGCTCGATCGTGGTCGATCTCGATTCGAGCGCGCTGCAGGCCAAGGGGCTCGCGCCGCTCGACGTGGTGAACGCCGTCAACGCGCAGAACCTGGTGCTGCCGGGCGGCACCGCCAAGCTCGGCGCGCGCGAGTACAACGTGCAGATGAACGGCAGCACGCAGACCATCGCCGCGCTGAACGACCTGCCGGTCAAGGCCGCCAACGGCAGCGTGGTGTACGTGCGCGACGTGGCCCACGTGCGCGACGGCTACGTGCCGCAGACCAGCATCGTGCGCGCCGACGGCAAGCGCGCCGCGCTGCTGACGGTCGAGAAGACCGGCAGCGCCTCGACGCTCGCGATCATCGGCCAGGTCAAGGCGATGCTGCCCGACATCGCCGCCGGGCTGCCGAAGGCGCTGCACATCACGGCGCTCGGCGACCAGTCGGTGTTCGTGAAATCGGCGATCCAGGGCGTGATCCGCGAGGCGCTGATCGCGGCCTGCCTGACCGCGCTGATGATCCTGCTGTTCCTCGGCAGCTGGCGCGCCACGCTGATCATCGCGGTGTCGATCCCGCTCGCGGTGCTGTCCTCGCTGCTGGCGCTGTCGGCGCTCGGCCAGACCATCAACATCATGACGCTCGGCGGCCTCGCGCTGGCGGTCGGGATCCTGGTGGACGACGCCACCGTGGCGATCGAGAACATCACGCACCACCTCGAACGCGGCGCGCCGCCGGAGGACGCGATCCTGACCGGCGCGGGCGAGATCGCGGTGCCCACCTTCGTCTCCACGCTGTCGATCTGCATCGTGTTCGCGCCGATGTTCCTGCTCACCGGCGTGGCGCGCTACCTGTTCGTGCCGATGGCCGAGGCGGTGGTCTTCGCGATGGCGGCGTCCTACCTGCTGTCGCGCACGCTGGTGCCGACCCTCGCGATGTGGCTGCTGCGCGCGCCGAACCATGCCGCCGGCGGGCGCTTCGCGCGCTGGCAGCGCGGCTTCGAGCGGCGCTTCGAGGCGGTGCGCGCGCGCTACCGCGCGCTGCTTGACGCCGCGATCCGGCGCCGGCGCGCGGTGCTGATCGGCTTCGCGCTGGCCTGCACGGCCTCGATGTCATTGTTCGCGTTCGCGGGCCGCGACTTCTTCCCGGCCGTCGATACCGGCGAGATCCGCCTGCACCTGCGCGCGCCCACCGGCACGCGCATCGAGCAGACCGCACGCATCACCGACGAGGTCGAGGCGAAGATCCGTACCGTGATCCCGCCCGCGCAGCTCGCCTCGATGCTCGACAATATCGGCGTGCCGGTCAGCGGCATCAACCTGACCTATGACTCGACCGGCGTGATCGGCTCCGAGGACGCCACCGTGACGATCTCGCTGAAGCCGGGCCACCCGCCCACCGCCGCGCTCGTCGCGACGCTGCGCAACACGCTCGCGGCGGCGTTCCCCGGCGTCACGTTCGCGTTCCTGCCGGCCGACATCGTCAGCCAGATCCTCAACTTCGGGCTGCCCTCGCCGATCGACATCCAGATCGTCGGCAACCGGCTCGACGCCAACCGCGTGGTGGCCAACCGGTTGCTCGCGCAACTGCGCGGCGTGCCGGGGCTGGTGGACGCGCGCATCCAGCAGCCCGGCGACGAACCGGCGATCAACGTCAGCGTCGATCGCACGCGGGCGATCCTGGCCGGGCTGCAGCAGCGCGACGTCGCGCAGAACCTGCTGATCGCGCTGTCGGGCAGCTCGCAAACCGCGCCGAACTTCTGGCTCGACCCGACCAACGGCGTCAGCTATCCGGTGACGATCGAGGCGCCGCAATACGACGTGAATTCGCTGCAGGCGCTCGCCAACCTGCCGATGCCGTCGCCGGGCAACGGCGCGGCCGCGACCGGCGCCGCGCCGCGCAACCTGCTCGGCTCGCTCGGCAGCTTCTCGCGCGCGAGCCAGCAGGCGGTGGTCTCGCACTACAACGTCCAGCCGGTGCTCGACCTGTTCGCCTCGACGCAGGGACGCGACCTGGGCGGCGTGGCGGCCGACGTCACGAAGCTCGTCGACGCCGCGCGCGCGCAGCTGCCGCCCGGCTCGAAGATCGTGCTGCGCGGCCAGGTGCAGGCCATGAACACCTCGTTCTCGGGGCTGCTGGCCGGCCTCGCGTTCGCGATCGGCCTGGTCTACCTGCTGATGGTGGTGAACTTCCAGTCGTGGCTCGATCCGCTCGTGATCGTGAGCGGGTTGCCCGCGTCGCTCGCCGGCATCGCGTGGATGCTGTTCGCCACCCACACCACGCTGTCGGTGCCGGCGCTGACGGGCACCATCCTCTGCATCGGCATCGCCACGGCCAACAGCATCCTGGTGGTGAACGCCGCGCGCGAGATGCTGCGCGACGGCGCCGAGCCGTGGCACGCCGCGCTCGAGGCCGGCTTCACGCGCTTCCGGCCGGTGGTGATGACCGCGCTCGCGATGCTGATCGGCATGCTGCCGATGGCGCTCGGCCTCGGCGACGGCGGCGAGCAGAACGCGCCGCTCGGCCGCGCCGTGATCGGCGGGCTCGCGTTCGGCACGCTGTCCACGCTGCTGTTCGTGCCGGTGGTGTTCGGCCTTGCGCATGCATGGCTCGCCGGGCGCCGGCCGGCCACATCGGTGACCAGCGCCTCGCGCGATGCCGGATCCGAAGGCGGATCCGACAACGAGCCCAACCACCAGCCCGATGGCAAGCCCGATGCGCACTGA
- a CDS encoding heavy metal sensor histidine kinase: protein MTLAVFALVGTYVYLALDRQVRAQDDLDVVLAARHARRLAAELESAADVRAHAERLTSVVFGNAALSFAVAADDGRLIASHNVAATAPGDPRVDPHLDPHLVPPTGVAASTKEAADDGADDPPDHGAAADSIELPASVSLASLLPGPPYRVPADTRIVRDQIMSWVTPRGVPVHGIVVDVRLRDGAVMQLMIARNLHDGTVMLDRYRDTLKLAGGIGALLSVLFGYALIRLSMRPLRGVVEATGRITVDRLDTRLDAHRVPRELVPLVEAVNAMLARLQHGFRLLSQFSADLAHDLRTPLNNMRGATEVALSRRRSADDYEALLESNLEEYDRLARMIENVLFLARAEHPGFVTHRREFDVHEELTRIAGYFEGLADEAGSVLRVTGSGRLSADLELFRRAVGNLLANALRYTPRGGEIRLAVEETDTALCVRVENQGEPIDAEHLPRIFDRFYRGDAARSRHSPSGGASGVAGLGLAIVRSVMELHGGSAWAERRDDGMRFVLRFPRQG from the coding sequence ATGACGCTCGCCGTGTTCGCGCTGGTCGGCACCTACGTCTATCTGGCGCTCGATCGCCAGGTGCGCGCCCAGGACGATCTCGACGTGGTGCTGGCCGCGCGCCACGCGCGCCGCCTCGCGGCCGAGCTCGAATCGGCCGCCGACGTGCGCGCGCATGCCGAGCGGCTGACCAGCGTGGTGTTCGGCAATGCCGCGCTGTCGTTCGCGGTGGCCGCCGACGACGGCCGGCTGATCGCCTCGCACAACGTCGCCGCCACGGCGCCTGGTGATCCTCGCGTTGATCCCCACCTCGATCCGCACCTCGTGCCGCCGACCGGCGTGGCGGCGAGCACCAAGGAGGCGGCCGACGACGGCGCGGACGATCCACCCGATCACGGCGCCGCCGCCGATTCGATCGAACTGCCCGCGTCGGTGTCACTGGCCTCGCTGCTGCCGGGCCCGCCGTACCGCGTGCCGGCCGACACGCGGATCGTGCGCGACCAGATCATGTCGTGGGTCACGCCGCGCGGCGTGCCCGTGCATGGCATCGTGGTGGACGTGCGGCTGCGCGACGGCGCCGTGATGCAGCTGATGATCGCGCGCAACCTGCACGACGGCACCGTCATGCTCGACCGCTATCGCGACACGCTGAAACTGGCCGGCGGGATCGGCGCGCTGCTGTCGGTGCTGTTCGGCTATGCGCTGATCCGGCTGTCGATGCGGCCGCTGCGCGGCGTGGTCGAGGCCACCGGGCGCATCACCGTGGACCGGCTCGACACGCGGCTCGACGCGCACCGCGTGCCGCGCGAGCTGGTGCCGCTCGTCGAGGCCGTGAACGCGATGCTGGCGCGGCTGCAGCACGGCTTCCGGCTGCTCTCGCAGTTCAGCGCCGATCTTGCGCACGATTTGCGCACGCCGCTCAACAACATGCGCGGCGCGACCGAGGTGGCGCTGAGCCGGCGCCGCAGCGCCGACGACTACGAGGCGCTGCTCGAATCGAACCTGGAGGAATACGACCGGCTCGCGCGGATGATCGAGAACGTGCTGTTCCTTGCGCGCGCCGAGCATCCCGGCTTCGTCACGCATCGGCGCGAGTTCGACGTGCATGAGGAACTGACGCGCATCGCCGGCTATTTCGAGGGGCTCGCCGACGAGGCCGGCTCGGTGCTGCGCGTGACGGGCAGCGGGCGGCTCAGCGCCGATCTCGAGCTGTTCCGCCGCGCGGTGGGCAACCTGCTCGCGAACGCGCTGCGCTACACGCCGCGCGGCGGCGAGATCCGGCTGGCGGTGGAGGAGACGGACACGGCGCTATGCGTGCGGGTGGAGAACCAGGGCGAGCCGATCGACGCCGAGCATCTGCCGCGTATCTTCGACCGCTTCTATCGCGGCGACGCCGCGCGCAGCCGCCACTCGCCGTCGGGCGGCGCGAGCGGCGTGGCGGGATTGGGCCTCGCGATCGTGCGCTCGGTGATGGAGCTGCATGGCGGTAGCGCGTGGGCGGAACGGCGGGACGACGGCATGCGCTTCGTGCTGAGGTTTCCACGGCAGGGGTGA
- a CDS encoding efflux RND transporter periplasmic adaptor subunit: MNDSHDPAQARRPPAPRQRRLRALPLALAAAFAALIAVGLAPRLTAHAALASQLAAQRALPVSVVLPGHAPADQELILPGAVAPFADAAIFARTSGFIASWRTDIGTRVRAGDTLARIAAPDLDAQLKQARADEAVAQANYDYAKSTAERWRRMLATQSVSQQDADTKTADLNAKRAQLAAAQANVGHLAQLVSFEGVTAPFAGVITARNVDVGTLVTAGGTPGSPGQTGELFHLQQTDTLRVFVDVPQDSATHVTTGTGVYLSSPQYPGRRFTAHVARSSGAIDPATRTLRVEIDVDNHDGALLPGAYAQAHLQVASANPALELPVSALLFRPDGVTVAIVGDDGKSVLRQVRIGRDFGTRVEITGGIAASDRVIDNPGDSLAAGTTVRVIKVTHTTVPGDASGASGTSAASGASAPAAASAVHA, encoded by the coding sequence ATGAACGATTCGCACGATCCCGCCCAAGCCAGGCGCCCGCCCGCTCCCCGGCAACGCCGCCTGCGCGCCCTGCCGCTCGCGCTCGCCGCGGCCTTCGCGGCGCTCATCGCGGTCGGCCTGGCGCCGCGCCTCACCGCGCATGCCGCGCTCGCCTCGCAGCTGGCCGCGCAACGCGCGCTGCCGGTGTCGGTGGTGCTGCCGGGCCACGCACCGGCCGACCAGGAGCTGATCCTGCCCGGCGCGGTGGCGCCGTTCGCCGACGCGGCGATCTTCGCGCGCACCAGCGGCTTCATCGCGAGCTGGCGCACCGACATCGGCACGCGTGTGCGGGCCGGCGACACGCTGGCCCGGATCGCCGCGCCCGATCTCGACGCGCAGTTGAAGCAGGCGCGCGCCGACGAAGCCGTGGCGCAGGCGAACTACGACTACGCGAAATCGACCGCCGAGCGCTGGCGCCGGATGCTGGCCACGCAATCGGTCTCGCAGCAGGACGCCGACACCAAGACGGCCGACCTGAACGCGAAGCGCGCGCAGCTGGCGGCCGCGCAGGCCAACGTCGGGCACCTCGCGCAGTTGGTCTCGTTCGAGGGCGTGACCGCGCCGTTCGCGGGCGTGATCACCGCGCGCAACGTCGACGTCGGCACGCTGGTCACCGCGGGCGGCACGCCGGGCTCGCCGGGGCAGACCGGCGAGCTGTTCCATCTGCAGCAGACCGATACGCTGCGCGTGTTCGTGGACGTCCCGCAGGACAGCGCCACCCACGTCACGACCGGCACCGGCGTCTACCTCAGCTCGCCGCAATATCCGGGCCGCCGGTTCACCGCGCACGTCGCGCGCAGCAGCGGCGCGATCGATCCGGCCACGCGCACGCTGCGCGTGGAGATCGACGTCGACAATCACGACGGCGCGCTGCTGCCGGGCGCCTACGCGCAGGCGCACCTGCAGGTGGCGAGCGCGAACCCGGCGCTGGAGCTGCCGGTCAGCGCGCTGCTGTTCCGCCCCGACGGCGTGACCGTCGCGATCGTCGGCGACGACGGCAAGAGCGTGCTACGGCAGGTCCGGATCGGCCGCGATTTCGGCACGCGCGTGGAGATCACGGGCGGGATCGCGGCTTCGGATCGCGTGATCGACAACCCCGGCGATTCGCTCGCGGCCGGCACCACGGTGCGGGTGATCAAGGTCACGCACACGACGGTGCCGGGGGATGCCTCGGGGGCCTCGGGCACTTCCGCGGCTTCGGGGGCCTCGGCACCGGCCGCCGCCTCCGCCGTCCATGCCTGA
- a CDS encoding heavy metal response regulator transcription factor encodes MRILVVEDEPKTGAYLKKGLEESGFSVDLAADGAEGLLLAQEESYDVIVLDVMLPVLDGWDVLKRLRATRATPVLFLTARDDVEDRVRGLELGADDYLVKPFAFVELLARVRTLARRGPPRETEWIRVGDLEIDVVRRRVRRGAARIDLTPREFSLLQLLARRQGEVLSRTQIASYVWDMNFDSDTNVVEVAIRRLRAKIDDDFPDKLIHTVRGVGYVLELKGDA; translated from the coding sequence ATGCGAATCCTGGTAGTGGAAGATGAACCGAAGACGGGCGCCTATCTGAAGAAGGGGCTCGAGGAATCGGGCTTCAGCGTCGATCTGGCCGCCGACGGCGCCGAGGGGCTGCTGCTCGCGCAGGAAGAGAGCTACGACGTGATCGTGCTCGACGTGATGCTGCCCGTGCTCGACGGCTGGGACGTGCTCAAGCGCCTGCGCGCCACGCGCGCGACGCCGGTGCTGTTCCTCACGGCGCGCGACGACGTGGAGGACCGCGTGCGCGGCCTCGAACTCGGCGCCGACGATTATCTGGTCAAGCCGTTCGCGTTCGTCGAGCTGCTCGCGCGCGTGCGCACGCTGGCGCGGCGCGGGCCGCCGCGCGAGACCGAATGGATCCGCGTGGGCGACCTCGAGATCGACGTGGTGCGCCGGCGGGTCCGGCGCGGCGCCGCGCGCATCGACCTGACGCCGCGCGAATTCTCGCTGCTGCAATTGCTCGCGCGCCGCCAGGGCGAGGTGCTGAGCCGCACGCAGATCGCGTCCTACGTCTGGGACATGAATTTCGACAGCGACACCAACGTCGTGGAAGTGGCGATCCGGCGGCTGCGCGCGAAGATCGACGACGATTTCCCGGACAAGCTGATCCATACCGTGCGCGGCGTCGGCTACGTGCTGGAACTGAAGGGCGACGCGTGA
- a CDS encoding efflux transporter outer membrane subunit: MRTHLPRPARRPLAAALATALAALSLAACSTLPDTVPPTVAIPARYAGAPAGGATAATPGWQRAAPADAAPRGPWWQLFGDADLNRLEARVEVSNPTLRRALADLDAARAAVDFQRAGLLPTLTASGSPSRARISRHKAGSSLAGKTTPDYTAGVTASWEPDLFGKLRDAVANARANAAASEADLGAVRLAIGAQLASDYFALRSLDTQRLLLDDTVNAYGHALRLLEQQLADGAIDASAVAQARAQYEAARTQATDVGAQRARLQHAIATLVGENASTFSIAPRVQALAVPPIPVGLPSQLLERRPDIAAAERRVAAANAQIGAARAAFFPDLLLSASAGLESSAFGPWLTASSLFWSLGPQLVGTLFDGGQRRATLHGETAQYDGAAADYRQTVLSAFQQVEDDLTSLDALASEAASARRAAEASDLSLTLTTNRFQAGAVSYLDVVTAQTIALSNRLRVDQIDAQRIAAAVGLAVAVGGGWRAEPDVATAAAGNTGGYADASSR; encoded by the coding sequence ATGCGAACCCACCTCCCTCGCCCCGCGCGCCGCCCGCTCGCCGCCGCGCTCGCGACGGCGCTTGCCGCGCTCTCGCTCGCGGCATGCTCGACCCTGCCCGACACCGTGCCGCCGACGGTCGCGATTCCGGCCCGCTATGCCGGCGCGCCGGCCGGCGGCGCCACGGCCGCCACGCCGGGCTGGCAACGCGCGGCGCCTGCCGACGCGGCACCGCGCGGCCCGTGGTGGCAGCTATTCGGCGACGCCGACCTGAACCGGCTGGAGGCGCGCGTCGAGGTGTCGAACCCGACGCTGCGGCGCGCGCTGGCCGATCTCGACGCCGCGCGCGCGGCCGTCGATTTCCAGCGGGCCGGCCTGCTGCCGACGCTGACCGCGAGCGGCTCGCCGAGCCGCGCGCGGATCTCGCGGCACAAGGCCGGCTCGTCGCTGGCCGGCAAGACCACGCCCGACTACACGGCCGGCGTCACCGCGAGCTGGGAGCCCGACCTGTTCGGCAAGCTGCGCGACGCCGTCGCCAACGCCCGGGCCAACGCCGCCGCGAGCGAGGCCGACCTCGGCGCCGTGCGCCTCGCGATCGGCGCGCAACTGGCCTCCGACTATTTCGCGCTGCGCTCGCTCGACACGCAGCGACTGCTGCTCGACGACACCGTGAACGCCTATGGCCACGCGCTGCGCCTGCTCGAACAGCAGCTTGCCGACGGCGCGATCGACGCGTCGGCGGTCGCGCAGGCGCGCGCGCAATACGAAGCCGCCCGTACCCAGGCCACCGACGTCGGCGCACAGCGCGCGCGGCTCCAGCACGCGATCGCGACGCTGGTGGGCGAGAACGCCTCGACGTTCTCGATCGCGCCGCGCGTGCAGGCGCTGGCGGTGCCGCCGATCCCGGTCGGCCTGCCGTCGCAGCTGCTCGAACGGCGCCCCGACATCGCGGCGGCCGAGCGGCGCGTGGCGGCCGCGAACGCGCAGATCGGCGCCGCGCGCGCGGCGTTCTTCCCGGACCTGCTGCTGAGCGCGAGCGCCGGGCTCGAGAGTTCCGCGTTCGGGCCGTGGCTGACCGCGTCGAGCCTGTTCTGGTCGCTCGGGCCGCAACTGGTCGGCACGCTGTTCGACGGCGGCCAGCGGCGCGCGACGCTGCACGGCGAGACAGCGCAATACGACGGCGCGGCGGCCGACTACCGGCAGACCGTGCTGAGCGCGTTCCAGCAGGTGGAGGACGATCTGACCTCGCTAGACGCGCTCGCCTCGGAGGCGGCCAGCGCGCGGCGCGCGGCCGAGGCCTCGGACCTGTCGCTGACGCTGACGACGAACCGCTTCCAGGCCGGCGCGGTCAGCTACCTGGACGTGGTAACCGCGCAGACCATCGCGTTGTCGAACCGGCTGCGCGTCGATCAGATCGACGCGCAGCGGATCGCGGCGGCGGTGGGGCTGGCGGTGGCGGTGGGGGGTGGCTGGCGGGCGGAGCCGGACGTGGCGACGGCCGCGGCCGGAAACACCGGCGGGTACGCCGACGCTTCATCGCGGTGA